The DNA sequence TTCGAGGCCATCAACATGAAGACGGTCGAGTCCCGGAACGCGAGCCCGCGCAGACCGGCCGACGGCAACGACAGCGTGTCGACCACGACGGCATTGACGACGGGCAGGTCGTCCTGGGCCACCGACGGCTCCGGAGCGACCGCCGCGAGCAGACCCACGACGAACAGGAGGACGCCGGCGCGCGGAAACGGCCGGCGACCGCCCTCAGGCGCCACCGCGTCGCGCGCCTGAGTTCCGGCGCCGCCGCGTGAGTTCGTAGACCTCGTGGAGGCAGGTTCGCAGTGCATCGAGTCCCAGGGGCTTGGTCACGAGGCGATCGAACGCACGGCTCGGCGCTGCCTCCCGCGTGACGGGGTCTCCGGTGAGCAGCACGATACCCACGGCAGGGTCGAGTTGTCGAATCTCGATTGCGAGGACGTCTCCCAGGACCCCGCCCAGCTGTCGATCGAGGAGGACCACGTCGAAGGCACCGGCGGTGAAGGCCGTGCGCGTGTCGTCGGGCGAACCGACGGGCACCACGTGCTCCACGCCGGTGGCGTCGAGCATCTCGGCGAGCACCAATCGGACGTCCGGATCGTCGTCGACCAGCAACACCCGTGGCGGCACGGTCCGCACGGCGGAGGAGGTCTCGGCCGGCACGTCGGACGCCCCCGCCTGGAGCCGGAGCGTGAAGCGACTGCCTCGCCCCGGACGGGTGGACAGTTGGAGTTCGGAGCCCAGATCACGCGCCAGAGCGGCCACACGGGCCAACCCGACCCCACGCCCCGGAGCCTTCGTGCTGAAACCCGCCTCGAAACACCGACGCCGGGTCTCGTCGTCCATTCCCGGGCCGTCGTCCTCCACGCCCACCGTCATCGTTCCGTCTTCGAGCCGGTGGACCACCAGGCGGATCTCTCCGTCGGGCTGCTCGCCCATGGCTTCGTCGGCATTGCGGACCAGGTTCAGGAGCACGTCGCGCAGGAGCCCGGGCCGGGTCGACGCCGGACAGGTCGAGCGAGGGACTTCGGGCCGGATCCGCGCCCCGGGACAGAGCGCGCGGGCGTCCTCGACGAGGTCGTGCACCACGTCGCGGAGATCGACGGTCTGCATCTGCGGTTCGGCGGTCCATCCGCCCAGGGCGTGCTCGGCTCCCTGCAGGGACCTCCGGGCGGCGGCCAGACGAACGTCGCCGGCTCCTCCGCAGGTCACGAGCAGATCGAGATGCCCCCGCAGGACGGCGAGCCAGTTGGCGGCCTCGTGGATCCGCGCCCGAAGGTCTTCCGGGGTCGGAACGAAGGAACCGGACTCCGCAGTGGAGTCCGGTTCCTCGTTCGAGCGATCCAGCGCTTCGCGATCGTGGGAGCGATGGTGCATGGTGGACTCACTTGCTGGTCGAGCGGCGGAAGCCCCTCGTATGCCTGACACACTTCCGACCGCTCGGCCCAGCAAGGTGGCCTGTCTGCCTATCCGGTCGGAAGAAACTGCAATCTCCGGGCCAGGATCTTCCTCGACGAGCCCTTCCCGGAAATCATGGGGAATCCTTTTCCCCCAAACGACTTACGATCTCGTCGATGAGTCGGACCCATGGCAAGCGCCCCAGGAGCCGGCGAGCCCCGTAAATCTAATTTACGGAGCGTAAAACAATCTTTCTACTGCTCGCCCCGTCCCGTCTCTTCGTGGAAGAACAGGTCGGCGAAATCGTCGGCCCCTCGGATCCACCCTTCGAAGATCACCTCGTCGGGATCCTCCGCCAGGGAGATCCGGACCGCGGCGCCGTCGACCCCGGGCAGCAACGCCACATCGGCCACGATCCCGTCGGGGTCGGACCGGAACTCGATCGCCACCGGTGCACTGGCCTGCACGACCAGGTCGCGGCCGTCGAAAGCCACGGGGGTCACACCTGCGTCGACCACGATCTGGAGGGTGGTCACCGCGGCCACCAGCGGCGCGGCACCGAGAGCGAGGACGAGCAACGCGGAGAGGAGGCGACGTGTCGACACTGTGGACCTCGGATCGATGCAGAGACACGTGCGCGCAGCGGAACTCCGGGGGACGGCGCGAAGCGACGTGGAACCGCGAGTGCGCTTCTGCCCAGCAGCTTAGTGCTTCGCCGTGCGAAAGGGAAGACCCCCGGGGGATCCCCTGGCTCAGCGCTCGTCCGCGCGGACGGGGCCGAACAGGGCCTCGTAGCGCCGGAGCCGGTCGTAGAGCGTGGGCTTGGTGATGCCGAGCAGCTTGGCCGCGCGGGTCTTGTTCCCGACGCGGCGGACGACCTCGTGCACCAACAGCAATTCGATCCTCGGAAGGATCGGCCGGTCCGCGCTCCAGCGCTCGTCGGCGGCGATGGCCTCGATCGCGGTCTCCAGAGTGCCGTCGGTCGCCGCCCCCGGACTCGAGCCCAGAGGGAAGTCCTCGGGGCGCAACGACGTGCCCTGTCCGAAGACCAGGGCATTGCGCACGGCGTTCTCGAGTTCCCGTACGTTGCCCGGCCAGTGGTAGTGCCGGAGATGCTCGATCACGTCGGAATCGACCTCCACCGGACCGCCCCGATACGCGGCTGCGTCGCGCGCCACGAAGTGACGAACCAGGGGCTCGATGTCACCGAGACGTGCACGGAGCGGCGGGATCTCGATCGTCACGACGTTCAGACGATAGTAGAGATCCACCCGGAAGTGGCCTCGCTCCACCTCCGTCCGCAGGTCCCGGTTGGTGGCGGCCACGATCCGCGCGTCGGAGCTCAACTGCTCGCTCCCTCCGACACGGGTGAAGGTCCGCTCCTGAAGCACACGCAGCAGCTTCGCCTGCATGTCGGGTGGCATCTCGCCGATCTCGTCGAGGAACAGCGTCCCCCCGCGCGCCTGCTCGAAACGACCCACACGCTGGGCGTGCGCGCTGGTGAACGCACCCCGCTCGTGTCCGAAGAGCTCGCTCTCGAGCAGGCTGGCCGGGATCGACGCGCAGTTGATGGCCACGAAGGGGCCGTCGCGCCGCGGACCGGCGTCGTGCAGCGCCTTGGCCACCAACTCCTTGCCCGAGCCGTTCTCGCCGAGGACGAGCACGGCGAGGTCGGTGTGGGCCACCCGATGGATCCACTGCACCACGCGCCGCATGCCCTCGCTCCGGCCGATCAGACCGAAGTCGCCGTCCGGGGTCGCGGCGTGCACGGCTTCCGCCGGACTCACGGTGGGCGCATCGGTCGACCGAAGGGCATCGACGGTCTGCCAGACGCGAACCACCCCTCGAACCAGGTCGCGCTCGTGGGCACGGAGCCCGGCGCTGCGCTCGATGATCAGATGCCCCCCTCCGGGCACGCCGTAGACGTCGCACCCGTCGCGCCGCTCGAAGGAATCGTCGCCCACGGAGGCGCGCAAGACCCGGGGAGACGCGTCGCTGGGATTCCAACCACGCGCCTCGGCCACCGAGGCGTCCCCCGCCGGGTCGACCCAGAACAGGCGCTCGGCTCCCAGGGCCGTCCGCAGGCCGGCCGCATGACGACCCGCCCCGGAGAGTCCGCACCCCGTCTGCCCCAGGGACTCGAGCAGGAGCGCCATGCTGGCCTCGGGGGTCAACGGCCGCACCCTGGTCTCGTCGTCGCGGATCAGGGTCTCGAGCCGCCCGAGACCGGGCGGCGGGCGGTGGACGTCGAAACGCGCGATCAGTTCGTGGATCTCGGCCACGGAAGCCCGCACGCGCTCGAGCCTCCCCCGTTCGGCCTCCAGTTCGGCGCGGCGGATCGAGGCGCGGATCTGATCGCGATGACGTCCCGAGGTCGAGAAGCCCCGAATCGCGGAGGCGAGGCTCTCCACCGCCAGATCGAGCTCGCCGGCCCGGACCAGCAGCTCCGCCTCGAGCATGTCGACCTTGGCTCCCTCGAAGCGGGACGGTTGGGTGTCGAGCAGCGTGCGCGCCCGCTCCAGGGACTCGGCGGCCTCGTCGTCGCGATCGAGCTGCAACAACACCGCCCCCAGCCTCCGAAGAGTCAGCAGGCG is a window from the Candidatus Krumholzibacteriia bacterium genome containing:
- a CDS encoding ATP-binding protein, whose translation is MHHRSHDREALDRSNEEPDSTAESGSFVPTPEDLRARIHEAANWLAVLRGHLDLLVTCGGAGDVRLAAARRSLQGAEHALGGWTAEPQMQTVDLRDVVHDLVEDARALCPGARIRPEVPRSTCPASTRPGLLRDVLLNLVRNADEAMGEQPDGEIRLVVHRLEDGTMTVGVEDDGPGMDDETRRRCFEAGFSTKAPGRGVGLARVAALARDLGSELQLSTRPGRGSRFTLRLQAGASDVPAETSSAVRTVPPRVLLVDDDPDVRLVLAEMLDATGVEHVVPVGSPDDTRTAFTAGAFDVVLLDRQLGGVLGDVLAIEIRQLDPAVGIVLLTGDPVTREAAPSRAFDRLVTKPLGLDALRTCLHEVYELTRRRRNSGARRGGA